The following proteins are co-located in the Flammeovirga kamogawensis genome:
- a CDS encoding aspartate kinase, producing MLVYKFGGTSVGSAERMIQVASLVKGGESKIVVLSAVSGTTNSLVGICDAYYAGDKTLVTSLVEEFRPKYDKHIYELLQNENSIAEANELMEEKYTLLKSYDVASFSGVQEREIHAQGELISTKLMHLYLTEQGLNAALIPALDFMRTENGEPMYDEIENRIKEVLATYPATDLFITQGYICTNEFGQVDNLQRGGSDYTASIIGACIEAKEVQIWTDIDGMHNNDPRFVEGTKAVERLTYDEAAELAYFGAKILHPLAVLPAQKKDIPVRLKNTMQPEAFGTLIGPTSDESIPVKSVAAKNGIVAIKIRSSRMLMAYGFLKNVFEVFETYKTPIDMITTSEVAVSLTIDNDENLEAIVKDLEAFGCVEVDTEQTIVCVVGQLLVEDSKVVSSVVDALESLPIRMISYGGSKSNISVLIPTQYKNQALNLLHQELYTKELV from the coding sequence ATGTTAGTTTACAAATTCGGAGGAACTTCAGTAGGGTCAGCAGAAAGAATGATCCAAGTAGCAAGTCTAGTAAAAGGTGGCGAGTCTAAGATTGTTGTATTATCAGCAGTTTCTGGAACTACAAACTCTTTAGTTGGTATTTGTGATGCGTATTATGCAGGTGACAAAACATTAGTAACGTCACTTGTAGAGGAGTTTCGTCCAAAATATGATAAACACATTTATGAACTTCTTCAAAATGAAAATTCTATTGCTGAGGCAAATGAATTAATGGAAGAAAAGTATACGTTGTTAAAATCTTATGATGTAGCTTCTTTTTCAGGTGTTCAAGAAAGAGAAATTCACGCACAAGGTGAATTGATTTCTACAAAATTAATGCACTTATATTTAACAGAGCAAGGTTTAAATGCAGCGTTAATTCCAGCTTTAGATTTTATGCGTACAGAAAATGGGGAACCAATGTACGATGAAATAGAAAATAGAATTAAAGAAGTTCTTGCAACTTACCCTGCAACTGACTTGTTTATTACACAAGGTTATATCTGTACAAATGAGTTTGGACAGGTAGATAACTTACAGAGAGGAGGGAGTGACTATACTGCTTCTATTATTGGTGCTTGTATTGAAGCAAAAGAAGTTCAAATTTGGACTGATATTGATGGAATGCATAATAATGATCCTCGTTTTGTGGAGGGTACAAAAGCAGTAGAACGTTTAACGTATGATGAAGCTGCCGAATTAGCTTATTTTGGTGCTAAAATTCTTCATCCTTTAGCAGTTTTACCTGCTCAGAAAAAAGATATTCCAGTTCGTTTAAAAAATACAATGCAGCCTGAGGCATTCGGAACGCTTATCGGACCAACTTCTGATGAGTCAATTCCTGTAAAATCTGTTGCTGCAAAAAATGGCATCGTTGCAATTAAAATACGTTCAAGTAGAATGCTAATGGCGTATGGTTTCTTAAAGAATGTTTTTGAAGTTTTCGAAACATATAAGACACCAATTGATATGATTACAACTTCTGAAGTAGCTGTATCTCTTACAATTGATAATGATGAAAATCTTGAAGCTATTGTTAAAGATTTAGAAGCATTTGGCTGTGTTGAAGTAGATACTGAACAAACAATTGTTTGTGTTGTAGGTCAATTATTAGTTGAAGATTCTAAAGTGGTATCTTCTGTAGTTGATGCGTTAGAATCTTTACCAATTCGTATGATATCATATGGTGGTAGTAAGAGTAATATTTCTGTATTGATTCCAACGCAGTACAAGAACCAAGCACTTAATTTATTGCACCAAGAATTATATACAAAAGAGTTAGTTTAA